The following are from one region of the Arcobacter defluvii genome:
- a CDS encoding type II toxin-antitoxin system PemK/MazF family toxin — MVEETIKRFDIYLVKLNPTIGSEIQKTRPCIIISPNEMNVLNTVIVSPLTSKGFDFIFRPKINFEGKKGLILLDQIRTVDKSRLLKKIGTVDIEKSKEISSTLVEIFKY, encoded by the coding sequence ATGGTAGAAGAAACAATAAAAAGATTTGATATATATTTAGTAAAATTAAATCCAACAATAGGAAGTGAGATTCAAAAAACTAGACCTTGTATAATTATCTCTCCCAATGAAATGAACGTTTTAAATACAGTTATAGTTTCTCCTCTTACAAGTAAAGGCTTTGATTTTATATTTAGACCAAAAATAAATTTTGAAGGTAAAAAAGGTTTAATTTTACTTGACCAGATTAGAACTGTCGATAAATCAAGACTTTTAAAAAAAATTGGAACAGTTGATATTGAAAAATCAAAAGAAATTTCTTCAACACTAGTAGAAATTTTTAAATATTAA
- a CDS encoding AbrB/MazE/SpoVT family DNA-binding domain-containing protein: MTMLTKIGNSQGIRIPKALIKEAQLENVEIDLEVVENGLLLKPVKKTAREDWGKSIKKVIEKNKNKKDDGILEDFLNDSDLEDYEW; the protein is encoded by the coding sequence ATGACAATGCTTACAAAAATAGGAAATTCACAAGGTATTAGAATACCAAAAGCTCTTATAAAAGAAGCTCAACTTGAAAATGTTGAAATAGATTTAGAAGTAGTTGAAAATGGTTTACTTTTAAAACCTGTTAAAAAAACTGCTAGAGAAGATTGGGGAAAAAGTATTAAAAAAGTTATTGAAAAAAATAAAAATAAAAAAGATGATGGAATTCTTGAAGATTTTTTAAATGATAGTGATTTGGAAGATTACGAATGGTAG
- a CDS encoding superoxide dismutase, producing MKHELMTLPYSMDALEPCMSKETLEFHYGKHHQTYVNNLNNLIAGTKFEDSSLVNIILESDGGIFNNAAQVYNHDFFWNGLTPTQGAIPTSVEEALTKAFGSVDKFKEEFTAKAVSHFGSGWAWLVQDENQNLKVISTSNAQNPLTDNLKPILVCDVWEHAYYIDVRNARPKFLENFWKLVNWDFVAQNLG from the coding sequence ATGAAACACGAATTAATGACTTTACCTTATTCTATGGACGCTTTAGAGCCATGTATGTCAAAAGAGACTTTAGAGTTTCATTATGGAAAACATCACCAAACTTATGTAAATAACTTAAATAATTTAATTGCTGGTACAAAATTTGAAGATTCTTCTTTAGTAAATATTATTTTAGAATCAGATGGTGGTATTTTTAATAATGCAGCACAAGTTTATAATCACGACTTTTTTTGGAATGGTTTAACTCCAACTCAAGGTGCAATTCCAACTTCTGTAGAAGAAGCTTTAACAAAAGCTTTTGGAAGTGTAGATAAATTTAAAGAAGAGTTTACAGCAAAAGCTGTTAGTCATTTTGGTTCTGGTTGGGCTTGGTTAGTTCAAGATGAAAATCAAAATTTAAAAGTTATATCAACTTCTAATGCTCAAAATCCTCTAACAGACAATCTAAAACCTATTTTAGTATGTGATGTTTGGGAACATGCATATTATATAGATGTAAGAAATGCAAGACCTAAATTCTTAGAAAACTTCTGGAAACTTGTAAACTGGGATTTTGTAGCACAAAATTTAGGATAA
- a CDS encoding manganese-dependent inorganic pyrophosphatase, with translation MALYTCGHIIPDSDSICSAISLAYLLNKIGRPATPARQGEPNPETKYILERFGFEAPVLKTSFAGDELFITDYSDVAQAPQELDKTTIVGIVDHHKLGDITTSAPLECWIRPVGCTNTIVKEMYDFHKVEIPANIAGIMMCAILSDTVIFKSPTCTETDIKAVRELAAICGIEDFGAVGMEMFRVKSAVAGTPIRELVMRDYKNFDMHGSKVGVGQLEVVDGSVFDAIKDELMADIKKVKEEQGLHTVALLLTDIMKEGSEVLVTSDDATIFEKAFNCKLEDGKVWLDGCLSRKKQIIPFLEPAFA, from the coding sequence ATGGCATTATATACATGTGGACACATTATTCCAGATTCTGACTCAATTTGTTCAGCAATCTCTTTAGCATATTTATTAAATAAAATTGGACGTCCTGCAACTCCTGCACGTCAAGGTGAACCAAATCCTGAAACTAAATATATTTTAGAAAGATTTGGATTTGAAGCACCAGTTTTAAAAACATCTTTTGCTGGTGATGAACTGTTTATCACTGATTATTCAGATGTTGCACAAGCTCCTCAAGAACTTGATAAAACTACAATCGTTGGAATTGTTGACCACCACAAATTAGGTGATATTACAACTTCAGCACCACTTGAATGTTGGATAAGACCAGTTGGTTGTACAAATACAATCGTAAAAGAGATGTATGATTTCCATAAAGTTGAAATTCCTGCAAACATCGCTGGAATTATGATGTGTGCGATTTTATCTGATACAGTTATTTTCAAATCACCAACTTGTACAGAAACAGATATTAAAGCTGTTAGAGAATTAGCAGCTATTTGTGGTATTGAAGATTTTGGTGCTGTTGGTATGGAAATGTTTAGAGTAAAATCAGCAGTTGCAGGAACTCCAATAAGAGAGCTTGTAATGAGAGATTATAAAAACTTTGATATGCATGGGTCTAAAGTTGGTGTTGGGCAACTTGAAGTTGTTGATGGGAGCGTTTTTGATGCAATTAAAGATGAATTAATGGCTGATATTAAAAAAGTAAAAGAAGAGCAAGGATTACATACTGTTGCTTTACTTTTAACTGATATTATGAAAGAGGGAAGTGAAGTATTAGTAACTTCTGATGATGCAACAATCTTTGAAAAAGCATTTAACTGTAAACTTGAAGATGGAAAAGTTTGGTTAGATGGTTGTTTATCAAGAAAAAAACAAATTATTCCTTTCTTAGAACCTGCATTTGCTTAA
- a CDS encoding lactate utilization protein, whose protein sequence is MKEFLEVLKSCGYDSHFVKDKASALSLAKTYIKSDMSVGLGGSESVKEIGLLDYLLNNKEITLYNQYEAGISMEENIKRRRQGLVSDIFVSSTNAITKDGKLVNADGSGNRVAALCYGPTNVLLIVGINKIVDTLENGFKRVMEVAAVKNINRINNKAIEMGKEPKYNLENIANKFSWIKGDDIKGRIIIILVDEELGY, encoded by the coding sequence ATGAAAGAGTTTTTAGAAGTTTTAAAATCTTGTGGTTATGATTCACATTTTGTAAAAGATAAAGCTTCAGCTTTATCTTTGGCTAAAACATATATAAAATCAGATATGAGTGTTGGTCTTGGTGGAAGTGAAAGTGTAAAAGAGATTGGTTTACTTGATTATTTACTAAATAACAAAGAAATCACTTTATATAACCAATATGAAGCTGGTATTTCAATGGAAGAAAATATCAAAAGAAGAAGACAAGGTTTAGTTTCTGATATTTTTGTTTCAAGTACAAATGCCATCACAAAAGATGGGAAACTTGTAAATGCAGATGGAAGTGGAAATAGAGTAGCTGCACTTTGTTATGGACCAACAAATGTTTTATTAATAGTTGGAATTAATAAAATAGTTGATACTTTAGAAAATGGTTTTAAAAGAGTTATGGAAGTTGCGGCTGTTAAAAATATAAATCGAATAAACAACAAAGCAATAGAAATGGGCAAAGAACCAAAATATAATCTTGAAAATATTGCAAATAAATTTTCTTGGATTAAAGGTGATGATATAAAAGGAAGAATAATTATAATCCTAGTTGATGAAGAGTTGGGATATTAA
- a CDS encoding asparaginase domain-containing protein, translated as MKITLINTGGTFNKRYNPLKGELEVPKDNIALDEIIESCFNIEFEIKNVISKDSLEIDNDDRDYLVKIINESSENIIIVHGTDTIDITSKYIDERVKDKKIVLTGAMVPMSIKKVEATLNFAQAIGFLNAPISNGVYISMHGCVTNYAKLLKNRQLGQFLIS; from the coding sequence ATGAAGATTACGCTGATTAATACAGGTGGAACTTTTAATAAAAGATATAATCCCTTAAAAGGTGAACTTGAAGTTCCAAAAGACAATATTGCACTTGATGAGATAATTGAAAGTTGTTTTAATATTGAATTTGAAATTAAAAATGTAATTTCAAAAGATAGTTTAGAAATAGACAATGATGATAGAGATTATCTTGTAAAAATTATAAATGAAAGTAGTGAAAATATTATCATCGTTCACGGAACAGATACTATAGATATAACTTCTAAATATATTGATGAAAGAGTTAAAGATAAAAAGATAGTTTTAACAGGAGCTATGGTTCCTATGAGTATAAAAAAAGTTGAAGCAACTCTAAATTTCGCACAAGCAATTGGGTTTTTAAATGCACCAATATCAAATGGAGTTTATATTTCTATGCACGGATGTGTGACAAATTATGCTAAACTTTTGAAAAATAGACAACTAGGACAATTTTTAATTTCATAA
- the aspA gene encoding aspartate ammonia-lyase has translation MEKQYRIEKDFLGEKEIETTKYYGIQTLRAKENFDITKTSLSLFPNFIKSLAKVKKACALTNYELGDLTDIQKDAIIQACNEIIDGKFRDQFIVDPIQGGAGTSTNMNVNEVIANRALEILGKPKSSYDIIHPNNHINMSQSTNDVYPTAIKLTLHELIYRLKDSLRFLRDCFENKSVEFKDVLKMGRTQLQDAVPMTLGQEFKTFAVMIDEDIFRLRECQALLKEVNLGATAIGTGINTKPAYQRKVISNLREVTGVDYVSAGDLIEATQDTGAFVHISGVLKRVAIKISKICNDLRLLSSGPRAGLNEINLPPLQPGSSIMPGKVNPVIPEVVNQVAFEVIGADTTISIASEHGQLQLNVFEPLIAYKLFNSINMMRRAFYSLGEKCVKGITANEEVCMNNILNSVTLVTCLNPILGYEKSSSIAKEALKTNKRVYDLILEQGLFTKEELDELLQPKNMVHNYEKDEKNEDYAD, from the coding sequence ATGGAAAAGCAATATAGAATTGAAAAAGATTTTTTAGGTGAAAAAGAGATAGAAACAACTAAATATTATGGTATTCAAACTTTAAGAGCAAAAGAGAATTTTGATATTACAAAAACAAGTCTTTCTTTGTTCCCAAACTTTATAAAGTCTCTAGCAAAAGTTAAAAAAGCTTGTGCTTTAACTAATTATGAATTAGGTGATTTAACAGATATTCAAAAAGATGCCATCATTCAAGCTTGTAATGAGATAATTGATGGAAAATTTAGAGATCAATTTATAGTTGACCCTATTCAAGGTGGAGCTGGAACTTCTACAAATATGAATGTAAATGAAGTTATAGCTAATCGTGCTTTAGAAATTCTTGGAAAACCAAAAAGTTCTTATGACATCATTCATCCAAATAATCATATAAATATGAGTCAATCAACAAATGATGTTTATCCAACAGCTATAAAATTAACTTTACATGAGTTGATTTACAGATTAAAAGATAGTTTAAGATTTTTAAGAGATTGTTTTGAAAATAAATCTGTAGAGTTTAAAGATGTGCTTAAAATGGGAAGAACTCAGCTTCAAGATGCTGTTCCTATGACTTTAGGACAAGAGTTTAAAACTTTTGCAGTTATGATTGATGAAGATATTTTTAGATTAAGAGAGTGTCAAGCACTTTTAAAAGAGGTAAATCTTGGAGCAACTGCAATTGGTACAGGAATTAATACAAAACCAGCTTATCAAAGAAAAGTAATCTCAAATTTAAGAGAAGTTACTGGAGTTGATTATGTAAGTGCTGGAGATTTGATTGAAGCTACTCAAGATACAGGAGCATTTGTACATATTTCTGGAGTTTTAAAAAGAGTTGCTATAAAAATCTCAAAAATTTGTAATGATTTAAGACTTTTAAGTTCTGGTCCACGAGCTGGATTAAATGAGATTAATTTACCACCATTACAACCAGGAAGTTCAATAATGCCAGGAAAAGTAAATCCTGTTATTCCTGAAGTTGTAAATCAAGTGGCTTTTGAAGTAATTGGAGCAGATACAACTATCTCAATAGCAAGTGAACATGGGCAATTACAGCTAAATGTATTTGAGCCTTTAATTGCATATAAATTATTTAATTCTATAAATATGATGAGAAGAGCATTTTACTCTTTAGGTGAAAAATGTGTAAAAGGTATAACAGCAAACGAAGAAGTTTGTATGAATAATATCTTAAATTCAGTTACTTTAGTAACTTGTTTAAATCCAATTTTAGGATATGAAAAAAGCTCAAGTATCGCAAAAGAAGCCTTAAAAACAAACAAAAGAGTTTATGATTTGATTTTAGAACAAGGTTTATTTACTAAAGAAGAGTTGGATGAATTACTTCAACCAAAAAATATGGTACATAATTATGAGAAGGACGAAAAAAATGAAGATTACGCTGATTAA
- a CDS encoding response regulator transcription factor produces MKPELIEELKNISILCVEDEDGIRETIVNTLNYYFKDVYEATSGNEGFELYEYYKPKIVITDIQMRDGNGVELVKRIRENDFETMIIMLTAHSNEEYLMELINSNVNHYILKPLNLKKLSQALEKYLVKSSKPVMLSEDLLFDLQKRELVYKNSEIIPLRKREKDFLYLLYERKDSILKYEEIEFELWNDKEMTTHALKSFIKELRSKLPINVIKNVPQEGYTLQK; encoded by the coding sequence ATGAAACCAGAATTAATTGAAGAGTTAAAAAATATCTCTATTTTATGTGTTGAAGACGAAGATGGAATAAGAGAAACAATTGTAAATACTTTAAATTACTATTTTAAAGATGTATATGAAGCAACAAGTGGAAATGAAGGATTTGAACTTTATGAATATTATAAACCAAAAATTGTAATAACAGATATTCAAATGAGAGATGGAAATGGTGTTGAGTTAGTTAAAAGAATTAGAGAAAATGATTTTGAAACAATGATTATTATGTTAACAGCTCACTCAAATGAAGAATATTTAATGGAATTAATAAATTCTAATGTAAATCATTATATTTTAAAACCTTTAAATCTAAAAAAATTGTCACAAGCTTTGGAAAAATATCTTGTAAAATCTTCAAAACCAGTGATGTTAAGTGAAGATTTACTTTTTGATTTACAAAAAAGAGAATTAGTTTATAAAAATAGCGAAATAATTCCATTGCGAAAAAGAGAAAAAGATTTTTTATATTTATTATATGAAAGAAAAGATTCAATTTTGAAATATGAAGAGATAGAGTTTGAGCTGTGGAATGATAAAGAGATGACAACCCATGCACTAAAATCATTTATAAAAGAATTACGAAGTAAATTACCAATAAACGTAATCAAAAATGTACCTCAAGAAGGGTATACTTTACAAAAATAA
- a CDS encoding sensor histidine kinase, translated as MFNKEGIPFFIIVIPFLAIFFVSFLSISYYLKLSDETYQKELILNKEQTSSFSEIKKQNHQNEKTKFIKFMLAVTSVIIIFMMLFTFLMLSIIKDVIKKYKLQVQNRENALESLNENLSLKVKQGIDEAKQKDRKILEQAKLARIGSMISMIAHQWRQPLSQLSGILMELENTTRFKKVDNDYILNAIDKSDKMIEFMSNTIDDFRNFYKPDKKKEDFYVSDACKKAINIIDATLENLGINLILDIKDDKKIFGYPTEFSQVILNIISNAKDVLIEKNIKNPKIEINIESKGILSIITIKDNAGGIEEKNLEQIFDPYYSTKDSSKGTGLGLYISKLIIERNMGGDLSVSNDSDGAVFKIVVAG; from the coding sequence ATGTTTAATAAAGAAGGAATACCATTTTTTATCATAGTTATACCTTTTTTAGCTATATTTTTTGTATCTTTTTTATCAATTTCATATTATTTAAAATTATCAGATGAAACTTACCAAAAAGAGTTAATACTCAATAAAGAGCAAACAAGTAGTTTTTCAGAAATCAAAAAACAAAATCACCAAAATGAAAAAACAAAATTTATAAAATTTATGCTTGCAGTTACATCAGTAATTATTATTTTTATGATGTTATTTACTTTTTTAATGTTATCAATTATAAAAGATGTTATAAAAAAATATAAATTACAAGTTCAAAATAGAGAAAATGCACTTGAAAGTTTGAATGAAAATTTATCTTTAAAAGTAAAACAAGGGATTGACGAGGCTAAACAAAAAGATAGAAAAATCTTAGAACAAGCTAAGTTAGCAAGAATTGGTTCTATGATTAGTATGATTGCTCATCAATGGAGACAACCTTTAAGTCAATTATCTGGAATTTTAATGGAATTAGAAAACACAACAAGATTTAAAAAAGTAGATAATGATTATATTTTAAATGCTATTGATAAAAGTGATAAGATGATTGAATTTATGTCAAATACAATAGATGATTTTAGAAATTTCTATAAACCAGATAAGAAAAAAGAGGATTTCTATGTTTCTGATGCTTGTAAAAAAGCGATAAATATTATAGATGCAACTTTAGAAAACCTTGGAATAAATCTTATTTTAGATATAAAAGATGATAAAAAAATTTTTGGATATCCAACAGAATTTTCTCAAGTTATTTTAAATATTATAAGTAACGCTAAAGATGTTTTAATTGAAAAAAATATAAAAAATCCAAAAATTGAGATAAATATAGAATCAAAAGGTATTTTATCAATTATTACAATAAAAGATAATGCAGGTGGAATTGAAGAAAAAAATTTAGAACAAATTTTTGACCCATATTATAGTACAAAAGATTCATCAAAAGGAACTGGACTTGGTCTTTATATTTCAAAACTAATAATTGAGCGAAATATGGGTGGAGATTTAAGTGTATCTAACGACAGTGATGGTGCTGTTTTTAAAATAGTTGTAGCAGGATAA
- a CDS encoding alanine/glycine:cation symporter family protein, protein MLAEINTFLSDIIWGSILIYLLPILGLFFTVSSRFVQFRYFFKMFHILRETVRDKEGHISSFQALMLSVAGRVGGGNIAGVAVAITLGGPGAVFWMWLIALVGMATSFFECSLAQLYKEKDGLDSCLYRGGPAYYATKALKQKWLGIVISILLLITFGFAFNATQSFIISTSFNASFNIPTYITGLVLTLVFGITIFGGVKRIARMSEVIVPVMALGYLLIALVVIVLNLDKIPSLIVMIITEAFNPSSAIGGGIGAVIIQGAKRGMFSNEAGLGSAPNVAAVAYVAHPVQQGIVQSFSVFIDTIILCSCTAFIILLSGVYTPGISGVQGVLLTQNALIEHIGPFGGYFVTIALFLFGFSSMIYNYYLAENSLNFFSKGNVTVFNIFRILCILLVIWGSFQDLSSIFAFSDLSMGLLAIINMIVIAILYKPVLQLIKGYERQLKEGKGPVLRYNDYNEFNIDKNTWKEIVDNINDKKD, encoded by the coding sequence ATGTTAGCTGAAATAAATACATTTTTAAGTGATATTATTTGGGGTTCTATTTTAATATATTTATTACCTATATTAGGATTATTTTTTACAGTAAGTTCTAGATTTGTACAATTTAGATATTTTTTTAAAATGTTTCATATTTTAAGAGAAACAGTTAGAGATAAAGAGGGACATATTTCTTCTTTTCAAGCTTTAATGCTTAGCGTTGCTGGACGTGTTGGTGGTGGAAATATTGCTGGTGTTGCTGTTGCTATAACGCTAGGTGGTCCTGGTGCTGTTTTTTGGATGTGGCTTATTGCACTTGTTGGAATGGCAACAAGTTTTTTTGAATGTTCCTTAGCTCAATTATATAAAGAAAAAGATGGATTAGATTCATGTCTTTATAGAGGAGGACCAGCTTATTATGCGACAAAAGCTTTAAAACAAAAATGGCTTGGTATTGTTATTTCTATTTTACTTTTAATCACTTTTGGTTTTGCATTTAATGCAACTCAATCATTTATTATATCTACATCTTTTAATGCATCTTTTAATATACCAACATACATAACTGGATTAGTATTAACTTTAGTTTTTGGTATTACTATTTTTGGTGGAGTAAAAAGAATAGCTAGAATGTCTGAGGTTATTGTTCCTGTTATGGCTTTAGGATATTTGTTAATTGCTTTAGTTGTTATTGTTTTAAATCTTGACAAAATTCCTTCTTTAATTGTTATGATTATAACTGAAGCATTTAATCCAAGTTCTGCAATTGGTGGAGGAATTGGTGCTGTTATTATTCAAGGTGCAAAAAGAGGTATGTTCTCAAATGAAGCAGGACTTGGAAGTGCGCCAAATGTTGCAGCCGTTGCTTATGTGGCACATCCTGTGCAACAAGGAATAGTTCAATCTTTTTCAGTGTTTATTGATACAATAATTTTATGTTCTTGTACAGCATTTATTATTCTTTTATCTGGTGTTTATACTCCAGGAATTAGTGGTGTTCAAGGAGTTTTATTAACTCAAAATGCTTTAATTGAACATATTGGACCATTTGGTGGATACTTTGTAACTATTGCACTATTTTTATTTGGTTTTTCATCAATGATTTATAACTATTATTTAGCTGAAAATAGTTTAAATTTCTTTAGTAAGGGAAATGTAACAGTATTTAATATTTTTAGAATATTATGTATTTTACTTGTTATTTGGGGTTCATTTCAAGATTTAAGTTCTATTTTTGCTTTCTCTGATTTATCTATGGGATTATTAGCAATTATAAATATGATTGTTATTGCAATATTATATAAACCAGTACTTCAATTAATCAAAGGTTATGAAAGACAATTAAAAGAAGGGAAAGGTCCAGTTCTTAGATACAATGATTATAATGAATTTAACATCGATAAAAATACTTGGAAAGAGATTGTTGATAATATCAACGATAAAAAAGATTAA
- a CDS encoding 5'-methylthioadenosine/adenosylhomocysteine nucleosidase, with the protein MTKLAIMGAMEEEIEPLLAHFENVNIVEFANNKYYEVNYNGLDIVIAYSKIGKVFASLTAATMIEKFACDTLLFSGVAGGINPKLKIGDLIIADKLCQHDLDITAFGHAHGYVPGGKVFVETTKSLREIAIKVANENNLKIIVGTIATGDQFVHSTQRKDFIQSTFNADALEMEGASVAVVCDALNVPFFILRAISDTADMDAGFDFDEFLKSSAKNSADYLIKIVKELIK; encoded by the coding sequence ATGACTAAATTAGCAATTATGGGAGCAATGGAAGAGGAAATTGAACCTCTTTTAGCTCACTTTGAAAATGTAAATATTGTTGAGTTTGCAAATAATAAATATTATGAAGTAAATTATAATGGTTTAGATATTGTAATTGCTTATTCAAAAATTGGAAAAGTATTTGCAAGTTTGACAGCTGCAACAATGATAGAAAAATTTGCTTGTGATACACTTTTATTTTCTGGTGTTGCAGGAGGAATTAATCCTAAACTTAAAATTGGTGATTTGATTATTGCAGATAAATTATGCCAACATGATTTAGATATCACTGCTTTTGGTCATGCTCATGGATATGTTCCAGGTGGAAAGGTTTTTGTTGAAACTACAAAAAGTTTAAGAGAAATCGCGATTAAAGTTGCAAATGAAAATAATCTTAAAATTATTGTTGGAACAATTGCAACTGGAGATCAGTTTGTCCATTCAACACAAAGAAAAGATTTTATTCAATCTACTTTTAATGCAGATGCTTTAGAGATGGAAGGTGCGAGTGTTGCAGTTGTTTGTGATGCTTTAAATGTTCCATTCTTTATACTAAGAGCTATCTCTGATACTGCTGATATGGATGCTGGATTTGATTTTGATGAATTTTTAAAATCAAGTGCTAAAAATTCTGCTGATTATTTAATCAAAATAGTAAAAGAATTAATTAAATAA
- the fabD gene encoding ACP S-malonyltransferase, with protein MKKVAFIFPGQGSQTVGMGKDFFENSEIAKNMISKASDRLGIDFEKLLFEENENLGKTEFTQPAILLVSSIANAIFKEKCDIKPEFVLGHSLGEFSALVAAGAIDYLDAVELVHKRGLFMSEACAGGNAGMMALVGIDDATVEKVCVEQRELGKKVWPANYNMDGQLVLAGIKSDLESLVDVFKGAGAKRAIVLDMSVASHCELLKSAVENLKPYLQEFLKDEFAPVISNVSTQAYTTKDEAIELLASQLTSPVKYKQSIKAHEDKVDLFIEFGNGIVLKGLNKKITDKPTVNVSDMKTLEAVIGELND; from the coding sequence ATGAAAAAAGTTGCTTTTATATTTCCTGGGCAAGGAAGTCAAACAGTTGGGATGGGAAAAGATTTTTTTGAGAACAGTGAAATTGCAAAAAATATGATTTCAAAAGCAAGTGATAGATTGGGTATTGATTTTGAAAAACTTTTATTTGAAGAAAATGAAAATTTAGGAAAAACAGAATTTACACAACCTGCAATTTTACTTGTAAGTTCTATTGCAAATGCAATTTTTAAAGAAAAATGTGATATTAAACCAGAATTTGTTTTAGGGCACTCTTTAGGTGAATTTTCAGCTTTAGTTGCTGCTGGTGCTATTGATTATTTAGATGCTGTTGAATTAGTTCATAAAAGAGGTTTATTTATGAGTGAAGCTTGCGCTGGTGGAAATGCTGGTATGATGGCTTTAGTTGGAATTGATGATGCTACAGTTGAAAAAGTATGTGTTGAGCAAAGAGAACTTGGTAAAAAAGTTTGGCCAGCAAACTATAATATGGATGGACAACTTGTACTTGCAGGTATTAAATCAGATTTAGAATCTTTAGTTGATGTATTTAAAGGTGCAGGTGCTAAAAGAGCCATTGTTTTAGATATGTCAGTTGCATCACATTGTGAATTATTAAAAAGTGCAGTTGAAAATTTAAAACCATATTTACAAGAGTTTTTAAAAGATGAATTTGCTCCTGTTATTTCAAATGTAAGTACTCAAGCTTATACTACAAAAGATGAAGCTATAGAATTATTAGCTTCGCAACTTACAAGCCCAGTTAAATATAAACAATCAATTAAAGCTCATGAAGATAAAGTTGATTTATTTATTGAATTTGGGAATGGAATTGTTTTAAAAGGTTTAAATAAAAAAATCACAGATAAACCAACAGTTAATGTTTCAGATATGAAAACATTAGAAGCTGTAATAGGTGAATTAAATGACTAA
- a CDS encoding FKBP-type peptidyl-prolyl cis-trans isomerase codes for MSHKVIGIEYTLKDAKTGEHLDTNVGQAPLEFISGKGQIIPGLEVKLVEMSANEEADVMVEAKDAYGEYNEEAVQTLPKEQFAGIELVEGMSLYGTGEHGETVQVVVKSFSDSDVTIDYNHPMAGRTLMFSVAILSLRDATEEEVQTGVVGGMAAMGGGCCGGGGHSHGEGSCGTGHEHGHSHGGCGCH; via the coding sequence ATGTCACATAAAGTTATAGGTATAGAATATACATTAAAAGATGCAAAAACAGGTGAACATTTAGATACAAATGTTGGTCAAGCTCCATTAGAATTTATTTCTGGAAAAGGACAAATCATTCCTGGTTTAGAAGTTAAATTAGTTGAAATGTCAGCAAATGAAGAAGCGGATGTTATGGTTGAAGCAAAAGATGCTTATGGTGAGTATAATGAAGAAGCAGTTCAAACATTACCAAAAGAACAATTCGCTGGTATTGAATTAGTTGAAGGTATGTCATTATATGGAACAGGTGAACATGGTGAAACTGTACAAGTTGTAGTTAAATCTTTTTCTGATTCAGATGTAACAATTGATTATAATCATCCAATGGCTGGAAGAACTTTAATGTTCTCAGTAGCAATTTTAAGTTTAAGAGATGCAACTGAAGAAGAAGTTCAAACAGGTGTTGTTGGTGGTATGGCTGCTATGGGTGGTGGATGTTGTGGTGGCGGAGGTCACTCACATGGTGAAGGTTCTTGTGGAACTGGACATGAACACGGACACTCTCATGGTGGTTGTGGTTGTCACTAA